Proteins encoded together in one Micromonospora auratinigra window:
- a CDS encoding sensor histidine kinase translates to MKAYQQGWTLRRRVLALLGVVLVLLLGLAAAEAVLAAKNRQNIDSVLLKTGPLRVQGQELMSALLDQETAVRGYAVNADRKDLAPYQTGLDRERNTAATIRKLAAGYPAVLRELEVVEQRAQQWRDSVAEPVISTTERSGPAAGQALITDQTRQQFDGIRSAVNDLQGEILVVRQQTANKVNSTSNMLVALLIIAALVVAVAGVVALLSVDRILIAPVAGLVRQVREVAAGDYQHHIEGSGPPEFRRLADDIDVMRQKIARELDEVREARERIEWVNSQLSKQAEELTRSNRDLEQFAYVASHDLQEPLRKVASFCQLLQRRYAGQLDERADQYIAFAVDGAQRMQRLINDLLAFSRIGRLTTGFTEVDLNKVMGDVAGQTDAARQYTDAELSWGELPTIRGEEPLLTNLLANLVSNSIKFRRPDVPPKVHVSARLVDDEWEITCQDNGIGIEPEFADKIFVIFQRLHSKDAYPGTGIGLAIVKKIVEYHGGRVWVDTDSREGTAIRFTLPALPEDLEAARAAREADEAGAATEGAEPTGEPAETGHDQGETVAATPADRPADGAVPGETPDGTAGHGTTGGMKETVG, encoded by the coding sequence GTGAAGGCGTACCAGCAGGGGTGGACCCTGCGTCGCCGGGTGCTCGCGCTGCTCGGCGTGGTGCTGGTGCTGCTGCTCGGGCTCGCCGCGGCGGAGGCCGTTCTCGCCGCGAAGAACCGGCAGAACATCGACTCGGTGCTGTTGAAGACCGGCCCGCTGCGGGTGCAGGGGCAGGAGCTGATGAGCGCCCTGCTCGACCAGGAGACGGCGGTCCGCGGGTACGCGGTGAACGCCGACCGCAAGGACCTGGCCCCCTACCAGACCGGCCTGGACCGGGAGCGCAACACCGCCGCCACGATCCGCAAGCTGGCCGCCGGCTACCCGGCCGTGCTGCGGGAGCTGGAGGTCGTCGAGCAGCGGGCCCAGCAGTGGCGGGACAGCGTCGCCGAGCCGGTGATCAGCACGACCGAGCGGAGCGGCCCGGCCGCCGGCCAGGCGCTGATCACCGACCAGACCCGGCAGCAGTTCGACGGCATCCGGTCGGCGGTGAACGACCTCCAGGGCGAGATACTGGTGGTCCGGCAGCAGACCGCCAACAAGGTCAACTCGACCAGCAACATGCTGGTCGCGCTGCTGATCATCGCCGCGCTGGTGGTGGCGGTGGCCGGCGTGGTGGCCCTGCTCTCGGTCGACCGGATCCTGATCGCGCCGGTGGCCGGCCTGGTCCGGCAGGTACGCGAGGTCGCGGCCGGCGACTACCAGCACCACATCGAGGGGTCCGGGCCGCCGGAGTTCCGCCGCCTCGCCGACGACATCGACGTGATGCGGCAGAAGATCGCCCGCGAGCTGGACGAGGTACGCGAGGCCCGGGAGCGGATCGAGTGGGTCAACAGCCAGCTGTCGAAGCAGGCCGAGGAGCTGACCCGCTCCAACCGTGACCTGGAGCAGTTCGCGTACGTCGCCTCGCACGACCTCCAGGAGCCGCTGCGCAAGGTGGCCAGCTTCTGCCAGCTGCTCCAGCGGCGCTACGCGGGCCAGCTGGACGAGCGGGCCGACCAGTACATCGCGTTCGCGGTCGACGGCGCGCAGCGGATGCAGCGCCTGATCAACGACCTGCTCGCGTTCTCCCGGATCGGCCGGCTCACCACCGGCTTCACCGAGGTCGACCTGAACAAGGTGATGGGCGACGTGGCGGGTCAGACGGACGCCGCCCGCCAGTACACCGACGCCGAGCTGAGCTGGGGCGAGCTGCCGACGATCCGGGGCGAGGAGCCGCTGCTCACCAACCTGCTCGCCAACCTGGTCAGCAACTCGATCAAGTTCCGCCGTCCGGACGTGCCGCCCAAGGTGCACGTGTCGGCCCGGCTGGTCGACGACGAGTGGGAGATCACCTGTCAGGACAACGGCATCGGGATCGAGCCGGAGTTCGCCGACAAGATCTTCGTCATCTTCCAGCGGCTGCACTCCAAGGACGCGTACCCGGGCACCGGCATCGGCCTGGCCATCGTCAAGAAGATCGTCGAGTACCACGGCGGCCGGGTCTGGGTGGACACCGACAGCCGGGAGGGCACCGCGATCCGGTTCACCCTTCCCGCGCTGCCCGAGGACCTGGAGGCCGCCCGCGCCGCGCGGGAGGCCGACGAGGCCGGGGCGGCGACGGAGGGCGCCGAGCCGACCGGGGAGCCGGCGGAGACCGGGCACGACCAGGGTGAGACCGTTGCGGCGACGCCCGCCGACCGGCCGGCGGACGGCGCGGTACCGGGAGAGACGCCCGACGGGACGGCCGGACACGGTACAACGGGTGGCATGAAGGAGACGGTGGGATGA
- a CDS encoding PP2C family protein-serine/threonine phosphatase — protein MVPQVALGHHVPPGERLRVLLVEDDEGDAFLVGELLAETNAMIDLLVATSLSEARQRVMGVDCVLLDLGLPDAQGLDGLRQVLEMSSGAAVCVLTGRSDEHLGIVAVAEGAQDYLVKGQVDGVLLARALRYAVERKRADENARRLREVELRQAESARLERGLLPQPLMTTDQVSVHTFYRPGRHAALIGGDFYDVVQTRPDRIDLIVGDVCGHGVDEAALGVELRVAWRALILARVPDDEVLPALEQVLMSERRLQEIFATVATARLDLAANRATVRLAGHPPPLLLSRGRVVPVPAKGGLLLGVRPRRPVAFDLEFDADDWSLLMYTDGLIEGRVDGGDERLDVAGLTDLLADPANRAVPLAELPAWLVGRAEQINGGPLADDVAMLLVSRGGGR, from the coding sequence GTGGTGCCGCAGGTCGCCCTGGGACACCACGTCCCGCCCGGCGAGCGGCTACGGGTCCTGCTGGTCGAGGACGACGAGGGCGACGCCTTCCTGGTCGGCGAGCTGCTCGCCGAGACCAACGCCATGATCGACCTGCTGGTCGCCACCAGCCTCAGCGAGGCCCGGCAGCGGGTGATGGGCGTGGACTGCGTCCTGCTCGACCTGGGGCTGCCCGACGCGCAGGGGCTGGACGGCCTGCGTCAGGTGCTGGAGATGTCCAGCGGTGCCGCCGTCTGCGTGCTCACCGGCCGCTCCGATGAGCACCTGGGCATCGTGGCGGTCGCCGAGGGCGCCCAGGACTACCTGGTCAAGGGGCAGGTCGACGGGGTCCTGCTGGCCCGGGCGCTGCGCTACGCGGTGGAGCGCAAGCGGGCCGACGAGAACGCCCGCCGGCTGCGCGAGGTGGAGCTGCGCCAGGCCGAGTCGGCCCGCCTGGAGCGGGGCCTGCTGCCGCAGCCGCTGATGACCACCGACCAGGTGTCGGTGCACACCTTCTACCGGCCCGGCCGGCACGCCGCCCTGATCGGCGGCGACTTCTACGACGTGGTGCAGACCCGGCCGGACCGGATCGACCTGATCGTCGGCGACGTCTGCGGGCACGGCGTCGACGAGGCCGCGCTCGGCGTCGAGCTGCGGGTCGCCTGGCGGGCGCTGATCCTCGCCCGCGTGCCCGACGACGAGGTGCTGCCCGCCCTGGAGCAGGTGCTGATGAGCGAGCGCCGGCTCCAGGAGATCTTCGCCACCGTCGCCACCGCCCGACTGGACCTGGCCGCCAACCGGGCCACCGTACGGCTCGCCGGGCACCCCCCGCCACTGCTGCTCAGCCGGGGCCGGGTCGTCCCGGTGCCGGCCAAGGGCGGTCTGCTGCTCGGCGTACGACCCCGCCGGCCTGTTGCCTTCGATCTGGAGTTCGACGCTGATGACTGGTCCCTGCTGATGTACACCGACGGCCTGATCGAGGGTCGGGTGGACGGCGGCGACGAGCGGCTGGACGTCGCCGGGCTCACCGACCTGCTCGCCGACCCGGCCAACCGGGCGGTGCCCCTGGCCGAGCTGCCCGCCTGGCTGGTCGGCCGGGCCGAGCAGATCAACGGCGGCCCGCTCGCCGACGACGTGGCCATGCTGCTGGTGAGCCGGGGTGGTGGCCGGTGA
- a CDS encoding M28 family peptidase: MGVPPLRPADRALARPRRRPLAALAALVALLAVGAGVLVTLDTPTPRPADAPAGEFSAGRAYRTVQQIATRPHVAGSAANDQVREHLVSTLRGLGLETEVQDAVAPEAGQLSGAAGGATLARVRNVVARLPGTASTGRVFLVAHYDSVQSGPGGNDDAAGTSTILEVARALTAGPRPRNDVVLVLTDAEEACLCGASGFAADHPLARDGGVVLNLEARGSTGPVIMFETSRNNAKLVDVFGRAAPHPVGTSFAVEIYRALPNDTDFTAFLDHGFVGLNSAYIDGGAVYHTPLDTPAVMDRGSLQMHGDNALGLAREFGRIDLRDLRSGHDDTYFPVPGGLVRYPGWLTLPLALLALLAVGLLGWLLRRRGRATGGTLAAGFGLALAPIVLAPLGAWLLWTAITTVRPGYAELLDPYRPVWFRLAVVALAAAVLFTWYALLRRRVGPAALAFGGLAWLALFGVLLAVLVPGGAYLTTLPALAGAAAGLAALATRPDGPWPVVAATLAGAVAVIILLPTVVLLFPALGMGMGAVAALFAVLLGLAALPVVDLLHPQAGGQRGLVALRARRSGALPAVAAGLAAVVLAGVGLAVDRFDAAYPVPTHLMYALDADTGKARWLSHETDPQPWTDGYVGGPTGVADDFPGLGDGELRAGPAPAANLPAPKVELLADTRTGQQRTLRVRVVPQRPVRLLSLHVDSSTGTVKSAVVAGVRLPVKELRDRWGYGIVFHAPPSEGVEVTFTLASTVEEVRLRAMDASDGLDALPGFRPRPAGVGVVGSHSSEMLAIAKTYKFSLPEA, translated from the coding sequence GTGGGCGTACCCCCGCTCCGCCCCGCCGACCGGGCGCTGGCCCGGCCCCGGCGACGCCCGCTCGCGGCGCTGGCCGCGCTGGTCGCGCTGCTGGCCGTCGGCGCGGGCGTCCTGGTCACCCTGGACACCCCGACGCCCCGCCCCGCCGACGCGCCGGCCGGCGAGTTCAGCGCCGGGCGCGCCTACCGGACCGTGCAGCAGATCGCGACCCGCCCGCACGTGGCCGGCAGCGCCGCCAACGACCAGGTACGCGAGCACCTGGTGAGCACGCTGCGCGGGCTGGGCCTGGAGACCGAGGTGCAGGACGCCGTCGCGCCGGAGGCTGGCCAGCTCAGCGGCGCGGCCGGCGGGGCCACCCTGGCCCGGGTCCGCAACGTGGTGGCGCGGCTGCCCGGCACCGCCTCCACCGGACGGGTCTTCCTGGTCGCCCACTACGACTCGGTGCAGTCCGGCCCGGGCGGCAACGACGACGCGGCCGGCACCTCGACCATCCTGGAGGTGGCCCGGGCGCTGACCGCCGGCCCCCGCCCCCGCAACGACGTGGTCCTCGTGCTCACCGACGCGGAGGAGGCGTGCCTCTGCGGCGCGTCCGGGTTCGCCGCCGACCACCCGCTGGCCCGGGACGGGGGCGTGGTGCTCAACCTGGAGGCGCGCGGCTCCACCGGGCCGGTGATCATGTTCGAGACGTCCCGGAACAACGCGAAGCTGGTGGACGTCTTCGGCCGCGCCGCCCCGCACCCGGTCGGCACCTCGTTCGCGGTGGAGATCTACCGGGCGCTGCCCAACGACACCGACTTCACCGCCTTCCTCGACCACGGCTTCGTGGGGCTGAACTCGGCGTACATCGACGGTGGCGCGGTGTACCACACGCCGCTGGACACCCCGGCGGTGATGGACCGGGGCAGCCTCCAGATGCACGGCGACAACGCGCTCGGGCTGGCCCGCGAGTTCGGCCGGATCGACCTGCGCGACCTGCGCTCCGGCCACGACGACACATACTTCCCGGTGCCCGGCGGACTGGTCCGCTACCCCGGCTGGCTCACCCTGCCGCTGGCGCTGCTCGCCCTGCTGGCGGTCGGGCTGCTCGGCTGGCTGCTGCGCCGGCGCGGCCGGGCCACCGGCGGGACGCTCGCCGCCGGCTTCGGGCTGGCCCTGGCGCCGATCGTGCTCGCCCCGCTGGGCGCCTGGCTGCTCTGGACCGCGATCACCACGGTCCGCCCCGGCTACGCCGAGCTGCTCGACCCGTACCGGCCGGTCTGGTTCCGGCTCGCGGTGGTGGCGCTCGCCGCCGCGGTCCTCTTCACCTGGTACGCGCTGCTGCGCCGCCGGGTCGGCCCGGCCGCCCTGGCGTTCGGCGGGCTGGCCTGGCTGGCCCTGTTCGGGGTGCTGCTCGCCGTGCTGGTGCCCGGTGGCGCGTACCTGACGACCCTGCCCGCCCTGGCCGGCGCGGCGGCCGGGCTGGCCGCGCTGGCCACCCGGCCCGACGGCCCCTGGCCGGTGGTCGCGGCGACCCTGGCCGGCGCGGTGGCCGTGATCATCCTGCTGCCCACCGTGGTGCTGCTCTTCCCGGCGCTCGGCATGGGGATGGGCGCGGTGGCGGCGCTCTTCGCGGTGCTGCTCGGGCTGGCCGCGCTGCCGGTGGTCGACCTGCTGCACCCGCAGGCCGGCGGCCAGCGCGGCCTGGTCGCGCTGCGTGCCCGCCGCAGCGGCGCGCTGCCGGCGGTCGCCGCCGGCCTCGCCGCCGTGGTGCTCGCCGGGGTCGGCCTGGCCGTGGACCGCTTCGACGCCGCCTACCCCGTGCCGACCCACCTGATGTACGCGCTGGACGCCGACACCGGCAAGGCCCGCTGGCTCAGCCACGAGACCGACCCGCAGCCCTGGACCGACGGCTACGTGGGCGGCCCGACGGGCGTGGCCGACGACTTCCCCGGGCTGGGCGACGGCGAGCTGCGGGCCGGCCCGGCCCCGGCGGCGAACCTGCCCGCCCCGAAGGTGGAGCTGCTCGCCGACACCCGCACCGGCCAGCAGCGGACGCTGCGGGTCCGGGTGGTGCCGCAGCGCCCGGTCCGACTGCTGTCCCTGCACGTCGACTCCTCCACCGGCACGGTGAAGTCGGCCGTCGTGGCGGGCGTCCGGCTGCCGGTGAAGGAGCTGCGCGACCGGTGGGGCTACGGAATCGTCTTCCACGCCCCGCCGTCGGAGGGCGTGGAGGTCACGTTCACCCTGGCCTCGACCGTCGAGGAGGTACGCCTGCGGGCCATGGACGCCAGCGACGGCCTGGACGCCCTCCCCGGTTTTCGCCCCCGCCCCGCCGGCGTCGGCGTGGTCGGCTCGCACAGCTCCGAGATGCTCGCCATCGCGAAGACCTACAAGTTCTCCCTTCCCGAGGCCTAG
- a CDS encoding sensor histidine kinase produces the protein MSALFFALLVPEPAENRPTGPRPAENHPAGERSGGSDRAAVRDRVADGIAVGLALAYGAAMVPLGDAGVPGAFLPWPVDVAVGVAAALALVLRRRRPLGLAVALLPLGAVSVMATGAITVALFTVAIRRPARVVLPLAVAHVLLGAAYSLLHDRPSFPLWVDVVVRAAVTGAAIGWGFFVRAHRRLTDSLRERAARLEAEQHLRVEQARLTERARIAREMHDVLAHRMSLVSLHAGALEVRTDARPDEVALAAGAVRRSAHEALEELRTVIGVLRQDPVGRPEPPQPDLADLPELVETARATGMTVHYTCRLPSTGAPTGLGRTAYRFVQEGLTNARKHAPDGTVEVLLDGGAGDGVHLSVSNPRAGAPGRPAVPGAGMGLVGLGERVALAGGRIEYGVDGDTFRLRAWLPWPA, from the coding sequence ATGTCGGCTCTGTTCTTCGCCCTGCTCGTGCCCGAGCCGGCCGAGAACCGGCCGACCGGACCCCGCCCGGCCGAGAACCACCCGGCCGGGGAGCGGTCGGGCGGGAGTGACCGGGCCGCCGTGCGGGACCGGGTCGCCGACGGGATCGCGGTCGGGCTGGCGCTGGCGTACGGGGCGGCCATGGTGCCGCTCGGCGACGCAGGGGTCCCGGGGGCGTTCCTGCCCTGGCCGGTGGACGTGGCGGTGGGCGTCGCCGCCGCGCTGGCCCTGGTGCTGCGCCGACGTCGGCCGCTCGGGCTGGCCGTGGCCCTGCTGCCGTTGGGGGCGGTGTCGGTGATGGCCACCGGGGCGATCACCGTCGCCCTCTTCACGGTGGCGATCCGCCGGCCGGCCCGGGTGGTGCTCCCGCTCGCCGTCGCGCACGTGCTGCTCGGCGCGGCGTACTCGCTGCTGCACGACCGGCCGTCGTTCCCGCTCTGGGTCGACGTGGTGGTCCGGGCCGCGGTCACCGGGGCGGCGATCGGCTGGGGGTTCTTCGTGCGGGCCCACCGCCGGCTCACCGACTCGCTGCGGGAGCGGGCCGCCAGGCTGGAGGCCGAGCAGCACCTGCGGGTGGAGCAGGCCCGGCTGACCGAACGGGCCCGGATCGCCCGGGAGATGCACGACGTGCTCGCGCACCGGATGTCACTGGTCAGCCTGCACGCCGGGGCCCTGGAGGTACGCACCGACGCCCGCCCCGACGAGGTGGCGCTGGCCGCCGGGGCGGTCCGGCGCAGCGCGCACGAGGCGCTGGAGGAGCTGCGCACCGTGATCGGGGTGCTCCGCCAGGACCCGGTCGGCCGTCCCGAGCCACCCCAGCCGGACCTCGCCGACCTGCCGGAGCTGGTCGAGACGGCGCGGGCCACCGGGATGACCGTCCACTACACCTGCCGGCTGCCGTCGACCGGCGCGCCGACGGGGCTGGGCCGCACCGCGTACCGGTTCGTGCAGGAGGGGCTGACGAACGCCCGCAAGCACGCCCCGGACGGCACGGTGGAGGTGCTGCTCGACGGGGGCGCCGGGGACGGCGTACACCTGAGCGTGAGCAACCCCCGGGCGGGCGCGCCGGGCCGGCCGGCGGTGCCCGGCGCGGGCATGGGCCTGGTCGGCCTCGGCGAGCGGGTCGCGCTCGCCGGTGGCCGCATCGAGTACGGCGTCGACGGCGACACGTTCCGGCTCCGGGCCTGGCTGCCGTGGCCGGCCTGA
- a CDS encoding response regulator produces the protein MAGLTGQRPIRLALVDDDPLVRAGLRILLGGSPDIEVVAEGGDGAEAVALVDAHWPDVVLMDVRMPRVDGLVATRRIRARPSAPQVIVLTTFHADEYVLEALRGGASGFLLKDTPPREIIAAVRTVAAGAATLSPTVIRRLIDHLADPAAGPRRERARAGLAGLTDREREVAVAIGQGRSNAEIGTELGMSVATVKGHVSRLLAKLGLNNRVQIALLVHDAELPG, from the coding sequence GTGGCCGGCCTGACCGGGCAGCGGCCGATCCGGCTGGCCCTGGTGGACGACGACCCGCTGGTCCGGGCCGGGCTGCGCATCCTGCTCGGCGGCTCGCCCGACATCGAGGTGGTGGCCGAGGGCGGCGACGGCGCGGAGGCGGTCGCACTGGTCGACGCGCACTGGCCGGACGTGGTCCTGATGGACGTCCGGATGCCCCGGGTCGACGGTCTGGTCGCCACCCGGCGGATCCGGGCCCGCCCGTCCGCGCCGCAGGTGATCGTGCTGACCACCTTCCACGCCGACGAGTACGTGCTCGAGGCGCTCCGTGGCGGGGCGAGCGGCTTCCTGCTCAAGGACACCCCACCGCGCGAGATCATCGCCGCGGTCCGCACCGTCGCGGCCGGCGCGGCCACCCTCTCGCCGACGGTGATCCGCCGGCTCATCGACCACCTCGCCGACCCGGCGGCCGGCCCCCGGCGGGAGCGGGCGCGGGCCGGCCTGGCGGGCCTGACGGATCGCGAGCGGGAGGTGGCGGTGGCGATCGGGCAGGGCCGGTCGAACGCGGAGATCGGTACGGAGCTGGGTATGAGCGTGGCCACCGTGAAGGGGCACGTGTCCCGGCTGCTGGCCAAGCTCGGGCTCAACAACCGGGTACAGATCGCCCTGCTCGTGCACGACGCCGAGCTGCCCGGGTAG
- a CDS encoding FxLYD domain-containing protein — translation MSQHPQPGTPVPPPGFTPAPPPKKGMSKGLKIFLILAGLSVLLCGGGFVACTALVGKAASDVSKEQDAKAGHVKLTSCAGEAAGDDLLANVKFDVEVNNASKNQNTYFIDVFVLDAKGTRVGNTTTVVSDVRPGQKAVEEGTVLLSQKVTGKITCKVDKVS, via the coding sequence ATGTCGCAGCACCCTCAGCCGGGCACCCCGGTCCCTCCGCCGGGCTTCACCCCCGCGCCCCCGCCGAAGAAGGGGATGTCGAAGGGTCTGAAGATCTTCCTCATCCTCGCCGGCCTGTCCGTCCTGCTCTGCGGCGGCGGCTTCGTCGCCTGCACCGCGCTGGTCGGAAAGGCGGCGAGTGACGTCAGCAAGGAACAGGACGCCAAGGCCGGGCACGTCAAGCTGACGTCGTGCGCAGGGGAGGCGGCGGGTGACGACCTCCTCGCGAACGTGAAGTTCGACGTCGAGGTGAACAACGCCAGCAAGAACCAGAACACCTACTTCATCGACGTCTTCGTGCTCGACGCCAAGGGCACCCGGGTCGGCAACACCACCACCGTCGTCTCCGACGTGCGGCCGGGCCAGAAGGCCGTCGAGGAGGGCACCGTCCTGCTCAGCCAGAAGGTGACCGGCAAGATCACCTGCAAGGTCGACAAGGTCTCCTGA
- a CDS encoding class I SAM-dependent DNA methyltransferase: MIDDGWLADTRTSYDTVAESYADLLRDALVDAPYERAVLGLFAELAGGGPVADVGCGPGRLTAYLSGLGVDAFGIDLSPAMVDVARREHPGLRFEVGSMTDLALADASVGGVLAWFSLIHVPDAEVPGVLAHFHRVLRPGGVALLGFHVGDGSRLKTEGYGGHPMHVHVHRRPAERVAGWLADAGFTVEAQLLHRPDEIRHGAFLYARRP; the protein is encoded by the coding sequence GTGATCGACGACGGTTGGCTCGCGGACACCCGGACGTCCTACGACACCGTGGCGGAGAGCTACGCGGACCTGCTGCGGGACGCGCTGGTCGACGCCCCCTACGAGCGGGCGGTCCTGGGACTCTTCGCCGAGCTGGCCGGCGGCGGGCCGGTGGCGGACGTCGGCTGCGGGCCGGGGCGGCTGACCGCGTACCTGAGCGGGCTGGGCGTGGACGCCTTCGGGATCGACCTCTCCCCCGCGATGGTCGACGTCGCCCGCCGGGAGCATCCCGGCCTGCGCTTCGAGGTGGGCTCGATGACCGACCTCGCGCTGGCCGACGCCTCGGTCGGCGGGGTGCTCGCCTGGTTCTCGCTGATCCACGTGCCGGACGCCGAGGTGCCGGGGGTACTCGCCCACTTCCACCGGGTGCTGCGGCCGGGCGGGGTGGCGCTGCTCGGCTTCCACGTCGGCGACGGGAGCCGGCTCAAGACCGAGGGCTACGGCGGGCACCCGATGCACGTGCACGTCCACCGGCGCCCGGCGGAGCGGGTGGCGGGCTGGCTGGCCGACGCCGGGTTCACGGTCGAGGCGCAACTGCTGCACCGGCCGGACGAGATCCGGCACGGCGCGTTCCTCTACGCCCGCCGGCCGTAG
- a CDS encoding Smr/MutS family protein, with the protein MKLKLDLHDIYNKGHDIDRALRGIMDEAVAKKATLVEIIPGKGSGALKKKVLRFLDQKDVKAIYHRVEKDSKNFGRLFVHFRWK; encoded by the coding sequence GTGAAGCTCAAGCTCGATCTCCACGACATCTACAACAAGGGTCACGACATCGACCGCGCGCTGCGCGGGATCATGGACGAGGCGGTGGCGAAGAAGGCCACCCTGGTGGAGATCATCCCCGGCAAGGGCTCCGGCGCTCTCAAGAAGAAGGTGCTGCGCTTCCTCGACCAGAAGGACGTCAAGGCGATCTACCACCGGGTCGAGAAGGACTCGAAGAACTTCGGCCGGCTCTTCGTGCACTTCCGCTGGAAGTAG
- a CDS encoding tetratricopeptide repeat protein — protein MDLLAEYRRATMFFEAGDPTGAARLLEPIVAAEPGNSSVRQLLARAYFQSAQLSRAEEQLRELVDRDPSDHYAHHVLGRTLERLNRPADALRHLRIAAAMYSTNTDYTTALRRVEGKVAGR, from the coding sequence GTGGATCTTCTGGCGGAGTACCGGCGGGCGACCATGTTCTTCGAAGCGGGTGACCCGACCGGAGCGGCCCGGCTGCTCGAACCGATCGTCGCGGCGGAGCCCGGCAACTCCTCGGTACGGCAGCTGCTGGCCCGCGCGTACTTCCAGTCGGCCCAGCTGAGCCGGGCCGAGGAGCAACTGCGTGAGCTGGTCGACCGGGATCCGAGCGACCACTACGCGCACCACGTGCTGGGCCGCACCCTGGAACGGCTGAACCGGCCCGCCGACGCGCTGCGGCACCTGCGCATCGCGGCGGCCATGTACTCGACGAACACCGACTACACCACCGCCCTGCGCCGGGTGGAGGGCAAGGTCGCCGGCCGGTGA
- a CDS encoding ROK family protein, whose translation MVTTLAIDCGGGGIKASVLDAAGTMRARPLRVPTPYPLPPSLFVKTLLELGDRLPTADRLTVGLPGMIRHGVVVATPHYVTRSGPRSKVDPALLAEWSGYDARTGLAEAFGIPALVLNDAEVHGAGVVAGTGCELVLTLGTGLGSALFDGGVLAPHLELSHAPVRWNTTYDTYVGEPERRRLGDAFWSRRIRQVVDGLRPVFRWDRLYLGGGNSRLIRPEQLARMGDDVVVVPNTAGIVGGVRAWDLVGDRYDPTR comes from the coding sequence GTGGTGACCACTCTGGCGATCGACTGCGGCGGCGGCGGGATCAAGGCCTCCGTGCTGGACGCCGCCGGGACGATGCGGGCCCGACCGTTGCGGGTGCCCACGCCGTACCCGCTGCCGCCCTCGCTCTTCGTGAAGACGCTGCTGGAGCTGGGCGACCGGCTGCCCACGGCGGACCGGCTCACCGTCGGGCTGCCCGGCATGATCCGGCACGGCGTGGTGGTGGCCACCCCGCACTACGTGACCCGCTCCGGGCCGCGCAGCAAGGTCGACCCGGCCCTGCTCGCCGAGTGGTCCGGCTACGACGCGCGCACCGGGCTCGCCGAGGCGTTCGGGATCCCCGCGCTGGTGCTCAACGACGCCGAGGTGCACGGGGCCGGGGTGGTCGCCGGGACCGGCTGCGAACTGGTGCTGACCCTCGGCACCGGGCTGGGCAGCGCGCTCTTCGACGGCGGGGTGCTCGCCCCGCACCTGGAGCTGTCGCACGCCCCGGTGCGCTGGAACACCACCTACGACACGTACGTGGGGGAGCCGGAACGGCGGCGGCTCGGCGACGCCTTCTGGTCGCGGCGGATCCGGCAGGTGGTGGACGGGCTGCGCCCGGTGTTCCGCTGGGACCGGCTCTACCTCGGCGGCGGCAACTCCCGGCTGATCCGCCCGGAACAACTGGCCCGGATGGGCGACGACGTGGTGGTCGTGCCCAACACGGCCGGAATCGTGGGCGGTGTCCGGGCCTGGGATCTCGTCGGCGACCGGTACGACCCGACCCGCTGA